A single genomic interval of Adhaeribacter pallidiroseus harbors:
- a CDS encoding fumarylacetoacetate hydrolase family protein — protein sequence MKLIRFGEPGQEKPGLQLPDNRRIDVSAFGEDYTEQFFATDGLTRLQAWADANGATAPEIGNRVRLGPPIARPSKIICIGLNYSDHAKETGAATPAEPIVFFKATSSLVGSHDDLIIPKNSEKTDWEVELAVIIGKKASYVDEADALDYVAGYALHNDYSERAFQLERGGQWVKGKSCDTFAPLGPFLATKDEIADVHNLRLWLTLNGEKKQDGNTSNLIFNVPFVVSYLSQFMSLLPGDIISTGTPAGVGLGFKPPQYLKPGDVVELGIDGLGSSKQVAKAYS from the coding sequence ATGAAATTAATTCGTTTTGGAGAGCCCGGCCAGGAAAAGCCCGGTTTGCAATTGCCCGATAACCGCCGTATTGATGTTAGCGCTTTCGGCGAAGATTATACCGAACAATTTTTCGCCACCGATGGCTTAACCCGCCTGCAGGCCTGGGCCGATGCTAATGGTGCTACGGCTCCCGAAATTGGCAACAGAGTTCGCTTAGGTCCGCCGATTGCCCGGCCCAGTAAAATTATATGCATTGGTTTAAATTACTCCGACCACGCCAAAGAAACAGGCGCGGCCACGCCAGCCGAACCTATTGTTTTCTTTAAAGCCACTTCTTCTTTGGTTGGCTCCCATGATGATTTAATTATTCCGAAAAACAGCGAAAAAACCGATTGGGAAGTAGAACTGGCGGTAATAATCGGCAAAAAAGCTTCTTACGTAGACGAAGCCGATGCCTTGGATTACGTAGCCGGTTACGCCTTACATAATGATTACAGCGAACGGGCTTTTCAGCTGGAGCGCGGCGGCCAGTGGGTAAAAGGCAAAAGCTGCGATACATTTGCCCCTTTAGGACCTTTTCTGGCTACCAAAGACGAAATAGCGGATGTGCATAACCTGCGGTTGTGGCTCACTTTAAACGGCGAGAAAAAGCAAGATGGCAACACCAGCAACCTTATTTTTAACGTGCCTTTTGTAGTGAGTTATTTAAGCCAGTTTATGTCGTTACTGCCCGGCGATATTATATCTACGGGTACTCCGGCCGGCGTTGGTTTAGGCTTTAAACCACCGCAGTACCTAAAACCCGGCGATGTAGTAGAGTTGGGCATAGATGGTTTAGGCTCTTCCAAGCAAGTAGCTAAAGCCTATAGCTAA
- a CDS encoding amidohydrolase family protein, with translation MKIDAHQHFWQYSPTTHSWITPAMAVLQRHYLPQDLEENLKKCGFSGCVAVQAAQTEAETEFLLNLAAAYSFIKGVVGWVDLRAKNAPERIASFAQNPLLKGLRHVVQDEPDDLFLVQPAFLRGISLLQPLGLTYDILIFPRHLPVAAQFVEQFPEQQFVLDHLAKPFIKKATLQPWAENLKKLAAYPNVSAKLSGLVTEADWDNWQPQDLKPYLDIALEAFGSERLLIGSDWPVCRLAGAYDQVMQVVIDFIAKLSPTEQAAIMGNNAVRFYNLKM, from the coding sequence ATGAAAATAGACGCGCACCAACATTTCTGGCAATACTCCCCCACTACTCACTCCTGGATTACTCCCGCCATGGCCGTATTGCAGCGCCATTATTTACCCCAAGATCTGGAAGAAAATTTAAAAAAATGCGGCTTTTCCGGCTGCGTAGCTGTGCAAGCGGCTCAAACCGAAGCCGAAACCGAATTTTTATTAAACTTAGCGGCGGCGTATTCTTTTATAAAAGGCGTAGTAGGCTGGGTAGATTTGCGTGCCAAAAACGCACCGGAAAGAATCGCTTCCTTTGCGCAAAATCCATTGTTAAAAGGTTTGCGCCACGTAGTGCAGGACGAGCCCGATGATTTGTTTTTAGTACAACCCGCTTTTTTGCGGGGTATTTCTTTATTGCAACCCCTGGGTTTAACTTACGATATTTTAATTTTTCCGCGCCATTTACCGGTAGCAGCGCAATTTGTGGAGCAGTTCCCGGAGCAACAGTTTGTGCTGGATCACTTGGCCAAACCATTCATTAAAAAAGCCACGTTACAACCCTGGGCCGAAAATTTAAAAAAACTAGCCGCTTACCCAAACGTCAGCGCCAAACTATCCGGACTGGTTACGGAGGCCGATTGGGATAACTGGCAACCCCAGGATTTAAAACCTTACCTGGATATTGCTCTGGAAGCTTTTGGTTCGGAGCGCCTCCTGATTGGCTCCGACTGGCCCGTTTGCCGGCTCGCGGGTGCGTACGACCAAGTAATGCAGGTTGTAATCGATTTTATCGCTAAACTTTCGCCGACCGAACAAGCCGCTATAATGGGTAACAATGCCGTACGTTTTTATAATTTAAAAATGTAG
- a CDS encoding LutB/LldF family L-lactate oxidation iron-sulfur protein, whose protein sequence is MTKIKQFLQDSETKSFDLNHRQIIKYNIGKYNLAVKQGLQQYHNHELARDRASFIKTNVINNLDKYLIEFENNFTQRGGKVIWAQNKEEALREIGQIMKRKRAKSVVKSKSMTTEEIHLNEFLEKNGIETVETDLGEYIVQLADQRPYHIVTPAMHMSKKDISDLFVKKLKTQPTDDAQELVLTARRLMRDKYTAAEVGITGGNYIIADIGGIAVTENEGNGRLSTAFPKTHIAVVGIEKIIPSIMDLDLFWPLLATSGTGQNVTVYNTIFTGPRQPQEKDGPEEMYVVLLDNGRTDLLALPDKREALNCIRCGACLNVCPVYRNIGGHTYETTYSGPIGSVISPHYDGMAEHKHLSYASSLCGACTSVCPVKINIHELLLLNRQQSVAEGLADNQEKLTFKMWARAMKNRRMMDLVPTRMKNMALRFILKDTWSRKREPLQVAPKSFGKLYKEYQKKKK, encoded by the coding sequence TTGACGAAGATAAAACAGTTTTTGCAGGATTCAGAAACCAAGTCGTTTGACCTGAACCACCGGCAGATTATAAAATACAACATTGGCAAGTATAACCTGGCCGTAAAGCAAGGTTTACAGCAATACCACAACCACGAGCTGGCGCGCGACCGGGCTTCTTTTATTAAAACCAATGTTATCAATAACCTGGATAAATACCTGATTGAGTTCGAGAACAACTTTACGCAACGCGGCGGCAAAGTTATCTGGGCACAAAATAAAGAAGAAGCCTTGCGCGAAATTGGGCAGATTATGAAACGCAAACGGGCTAAATCGGTGGTAAAATCCAAGTCGATGACCACGGAAGAAATTCACTTAAATGAGTTTTTGGAGAAAAATGGCATTGAAACCGTAGAAACCGATTTGGGCGAATACATTGTGCAACTCGCCGACCAGCGGCCTTACCACATTGTAACGCCAGCCATGCACATGTCGAAAAAAGATATATCGGACCTTTTCGTAAAAAAATTAAAAACCCAACCTACCGACGATGCGCAGGAATTAGTACTAACGGCTCGCCGGTTAATGCGCGATAAATACACTGCCGCCGAGGTAGGCATTACCGGGGGCAACTACATTATTGCCGATATTGGCGGCATTGCCGTTACCGAAAACGAAGGCAACGGCCGCTTATCTACGGCTTTCCCCAAAACGCATATTGCGGTAGTAGGTATTGAAAAAATAATTCCGAGCATTATGGATCTGGATTTGTTCTGGCCGTTGCTGGCTACGAGTGGCACCGGCCAAAATGTAACCGTTTATAATACGATCTTTACCGGTCCCCGGCAGCCCCAGGAGAAAGACGGTCCGGAAGAAATGTACGTAGTTTTGCTCGATAACGGCCGCACCGATTTGCTGGCTTTACCGGACAAACGCGAAGCCTTAAATTGTATTCGGTGCGGCGCTTGTTTAAACGTGTGCCCGGTGTACCGCAACATTGGCGGGCATACCTACGAAACCACCTACAGCGGTCCGATTGGCTCGGTAATTTCGCCCCACTACGATGGCATGGCCGAGCACAAACACTTAAGTTACGCCAGTTCGCTGTGCGGAGCCTGTACCTCGGTGTGCCCGGTAAAAATTAATATTCACGAGTTGTTATTGCTTAACCGCCAGCAAAGCGTAGCAGAAGGTTTAGCCGACAACCAGGAAAAGCTAACCTTTAAGATGTGGGCCCGGGCCATGAAAAACCGGCGCATGATGGACTTAGTGCCTACCCGGATGAAGAATATGGCCTTACGCTTTATTTTAAAAGACACCTGGAGCCGCAAACGCGAACCCTTGCAGGTTGCGCCTAAGTCGTTTGGTAAGCTGTACAAAGAATACCAGAAAAAGAAAAAGTAA
- a CDS encoding glutaminyl-peptide cyclotransferase, producing the protein MKYFIYLSIKIRNKFLCYFAIVLSAGIVTACNNDNKETTQSDTTAQAPPPVVSPVNLNYEVVNTFPHDTSAFTEGFLLHQGQLYESTGSPTEMSQTRSLIGTVDLKTGKIDKKIELDRSKYFGEGMVILNDKIYQLTYTTKVGFVYDAKTFKKLQEFTFPNQEGWGLTTDGTHLIMSDGTSQLTYLDPTTFKTIKTLQVKFNYDPLVNLNELEYIKGVIYANIYTTNSIVRIDEATGQATGILDLTALTNQVKSKYPPALELNGIAFNPTAGTIYVTGKLWPSIFELKIKA; encoded by the coding sequence GTGAAATACTTCATCTATCTTTCGATAAAAATAAGAAATAAATTTCTCTGCTATTTTGCTATTGTACTAAGTGCCGGAATAGTAACTGCTTGTAACAACGACAACAAGGAAACTACCCAATCCGACACAACAGCGCAAGCCCCGCCACCGGTAGTAAGTCCGGTTAATTTAAATTACGAGGTGGTAAACACCTTTCCGCACGATACCAGCGCGTTTACCGAAGGCTTTTTACTGCACCAGGGCCAGCTGTATGAGAGTACCGGCTCTCCCACCGAAATGTCCCAAACCCGCTCGCTGATTGGCACCGTTGATCTAAAAACTGGCAAAATCGACAAAAAAATAGAACTGGACAGAAGCAAATACTTCGGGGAAGGCATGGTTATATTAAACGATAAAATATACCAACTAACCTATACTACCAAGGTAGGTTTTGTGTACGATGCCAAAACTTTTAAAAAACTACAGGAATTCACTTTCCCGAACCAGGAAGGCTGGGGCCTAACCACCGATGGCACCCATTTAATTATGAGCGACGGTACCAGCCAGCTCACGTACCTCGATCCGACCACTTTCAAAACCATTAAAACCTTACAGGTAAAATTCAACTACGACCCCTTAGTAAACTTAAACGAACTGGAATACATTAAAGGGGTAATTTACGCCAACATCTACACCACCAACAGTATTGTTCGCATCGACGAAGCTACCGGCCAGGCTACCGGCATTTTAGATCTTACCGCCTTAACCAATCAGGTAAAAAGTAAATATCCCCCTGCCTTGGAACTAAACGGCATTGCTTTTAACCCAACGGCCGGCACTATTTACGTTACCGGTAAACTCTGGCCCAGCATTTTTGAACTGAAAATCAAAGCTTAG
- a CDS encoding glycerophosphodiester phosphodiesterase produces the protein MALLGLLLAVNVLLTGCSPDTPEKIRLVHQKRKVMLTAHRGASGVAPENTLAAIQKALDSPADFIEIDIHQTQDSQLVVMHDATLDRTTTGQGAIAAHTLADIKKLDAGSWFKPEFKNEQVPTLEEVLRLVKGRKKLLIELKKGRDFYPGMANQVIALLRQYRAREWCVLQSFHDEILQQIWQNEYHVPTHKLMVGKLPLLPVYFDTSLRFGSFDKYYRASAINVHYYFASRRFVKMVHNAGFKTFVWTVDDPAEINKLVNRGVDGIMSNAAATLAVE, from the coding sequence TTGGCTTTACTGGGATTACTCTTGGCAGTAAACGTGCTTTTAACCGGTTGTTCTCCCGACACTCCGGAAAAAATCCGGTTGGTGCACCAGAAACGGAAAGTAATGCTCACCGCCCATCGCGGAGCTTCCGGCGTAGCGCCCGAAAATACCTTAGCCGCTATTCAAAAAGCGCTGGACTCCCCGGCCGATTTCATCGAAATTGATATTCACCAAACCCAAGACTCGCAGTTAGTTGTCATGCATGATGCTACCCTGGATCGTACTACCACCGGCCAAGGCGCCATTGCCGCACATACCTTAGCCGACATTAAAAAACTGGATGCGGGCAGTTGGTTTAAACCGGAATTTAAAAACGAACAGGTGCCTACCCTCGAAGAAGTACTGCGATTGGTAAAAGGCCGTAAGAAACTGCTCATTGAGTTAAAGAAAGGTCGTGATTTTTACCCCGGTATGGCGAACCAGGTAATTGCCCTACTCCGGCAATACCGCGCCCGGGAATGGTGCGTGCTCCAATCTTTTCACGACGAAATCTTACAGCAAATCTGGCAGAATGAGTACCACGTACCTACGCATAAATTAATGGTAGGGAAACTGCCCCTCTTACCCGTTTACTTTGATACATCTTTGCGTTTTGGCTCGTTCGATAAATACTACCGGGCTTCGGCTATTAATGTACACTATTATTTTGCCAGCCGCCGCTTCGTAAAAATGGTGCATAACGCCGGCTTTAAAACTTTCGTCTGGACGGTAGATGATCCCGCAGAAATTAATAAATTAGTAAACCGGGGCGTAGATGGTATTATGAGCAATGCCGCTGCTACTTTAGCCGTAGAGTAA
- a CDS encoding purple acid phosphatase family protein, translating into MPLKRGLIGLFIKFFLLFLFITVRIAWSQEKGALVASPVNAVPSPRPDRIVLSWVADPTTSFTVTWRTNNAVKTPKAEVAVADASPLFTQQAQEVLAETESIKTESGAALYHQVTFQNLKPNTQYAYRVGDGTYWSEWYQVKTANNQPEPFSFIYLGDAQNELFSLWSRTIRAAYAAAPQAKFIVHTGDLINHAEADAEWQEWFSAGSFIHATIPSLPTPGNHEYTRTVGIPTLTRLWQPQFTLPSNGIKDLKDTNYYVDYQNVRIISLNSMMHVPAQADWLEKILKNNPQQWTFVFFHYPVFSTSGRNEIGHLEKHWKPIFDKYQVDLVMQGHEHNYARGTNLPFGVNYRDNQTGTVYVVSVSGPKMYELTPEPWMNRTAENTQLYQVITVNNDQVLFKAITVTGEIYDQFELRKKPGQPNTLINIKNSWNPERHFNNTLSKPQN; encoded by the coding sequence ATGCCATTAAAACGGGGCTTAATCGGACTATTTATTAAATTTTTTCTTTTATTTCTGTTTATAACGGTTCGTATTGCCTGGTCGCAAGAGAAAGGCGCACTGGTAGCTTCACCGGTCAATGCTGTTCCTTCGCCTCGCCCGGATCGTATTGTTTTAAGTTGGGTAGCCGATCCCACCACTTCATTTACCGTAACCTGGCGCACGAATAATGCGGTAAAAACGCCCAAAGCCGAAGTAGCCGTAGCCGATGCTTCTCCTTTGTTTACCCAGCAAGCGCAGGAAGTACTGGCCGAAACAGAATCAATTAAAACGGAAAGCGGCGCGGCTCTTTACCACCAGGTTACTTTCCAAAATTTAAAACCCAACACTCAGTATGCTTACCGGGTAGGCGATGGCACTTACTGGAGCGAGTGGTACCAGGTAAAAACTGCCAATAATCAACCAGAACCGTTTTCTTTTATTTATTTGGGCGATGCGCAAAACGAGCTTTTTTCTTTGTGGTCGCGTACTATCCGGGCAGCTTATGCGGCAGCTCCGCAAGCTAAATTTATAGTTCATACCGGCGATTTAATTAACCACGCCGAAGCCGATGCCGAATGGCAGGAATGGTTTAGCGCCGGCAGCTTTATTCATGCTACTATCCCTAGTTTACCTACGCCGGGCAACCACGAATACACCCGCACGGTGGGTATCCCGACGCTTACCCGTTTGTGGCAACCGCAATTTACTTTGCCCAGCAACGGCATAAAAGATTTAAAAGACACCAATTATTACGTGGATTATCAGAATGTCCGGATAATATCGCTTAATTCTATGATGCACGTACCCGCTCAGGCCGATTGGCTCGAAAAAATTTTAAAAAATAATCCGCAGCAATGGACCTTTGTTTTTTTTCATTACCCGGTTTTCTCTACGTCCGGCCGCAACGAAATTGGCCATTTAGAAAAACACTGGAAACCTATTTTTGACAAATACCAAGTAGATTTAGTAATGCAAGGCCACGAACATAATTACGCCCGGGGCACCAATTTGCCTTTTGGCGTGAACTACCGGGATAACCAAACCGGTACAGTGTACGTGGTTTCGGTAAGCGGCCCTAAAATGTACGAACTTACCCCCGAGCCCTGGATGAACCGCACCGCCGAGAACACCCAATTGTACCAGGTTATTACGGTAAATAACGACCAAGTACTATTTAAAGCCATAACCGTTACCGGCGAGATTTACGATCAGTTTGAACTGCGTAAAAAACCGGGTCAGCCAAATACCTTAATCAATATAAAAAACAGTTGGAACCCAGAAAGGCATTTTAATAACACCTTATCTAAACCCCAAAATTAA
- a CDS encoding PAS domain S-box protein, with translation MPENNFPFLSEQEEAERLNALYQYDVLDTEAESDFDAITQLAAYICDTPIAHISLIDRDRQWYKSKIGLNHTEFPREVSFCQHSILNDSILEINDMLQHDLFCTYPNVTQDPHIRFYAGAPLISPGGYRIGALCVIDTNPKTLNEAQRQALQTLAREVVSHLELRRHRKILEKENQKLHLYQMLFNHSNEMMCIIEPKSGLFLEVNAAFKLFMGYETHELVGKSFAEFIYPEDLLHCRNLLGTLPINQVVESESRYYAKDGTLRWIGWRAQSIHGMLFFTARDITQLRKTGSENLNLENLLINVLDNSPSGVCAFHSIRNEAGEIVDFKWLMLNQAVEKIVGKTAGELIGHSLSGSTHPENLKNLLPLANRVIDQNQPLQQELHFYGENNQRKWYYLIANKMADGLVLVLNDISERKSSEEELQHQRTFYESILNNIPSDVAVFDQEGRYLFVNPQAIKNPEIRQWIIGKNDQQYVTYRKRDPKIAEQRRQRLVKAAATKQIIHWEEMMTTPEGEIKHFLRRLNPIFNEADKLQYVVGYGFDITDRKAVEIELQYQRGLVQQVIDTSPNLLYLKDEAGKFTLVNKAFANFIGLSAEQLIGQDSQNFEISTEAAALSRQQDCQVLASHQPLEIKEMHLTHPGNGEPVCFNLVKIPFIQQDKQPQILCIATNITEAKRAEHKLLESQKILTESQQIAHLGSWSWDIKSDKAIWSDETYHIFGLEPQEEAPPFEEYLQLLHPDDAVALSAKVQDAITQQTSFALELRVLLPDGPIRYIYEMGRLEYNAAGEPCRLIGTIQDITDRKKIEQELILAKEQAEEVVRAKEMFLSMMSHEIRTPLNAVIGMSHLLLQNSPKPEQIENLKVLHFAGENLLILINDILDFSKIEAGKINFEAVDFSLSDLITSVRQSFRYQADEKNLKIKARFDAALPQILVGDPVRLNQIITNLLSNAFKFTAQGGITIDILLEEETTEQATLSIVVTDTGIGIPEDKLSLIFESFTQAQSDTTRKYGGTGLGLTITKRLVELQNGTIAVTSTVGKGSVFTATIPFKKSQQQVAPPDQHYFTNTFQNLEHVRLLLVEDNEINQFIALQFLEKWGIRTDCALNGQEAVEMVQQQTYDVILMDLQMPVMDGFEATQRIRALDGKNATVPIIALTASAMLDVQNKALQLGMNEYVSKPFNPNELYLKIAKYTVSETLPTVTGNYNF, from the coding sequence ATGCCTGAAAACAATTTTCCTTTTCTTTCTGAGCAAGAAGAAGCAGAACGATTAAATGCGTTGTACCAGTACGACGTACTAGACACCGAAGCAGAATCTGACTTTGATGCTATAACTCAATTAGCCGCTTACATTTGCGATACCCCCATTGCCCATATTTCGCTAATTGATCGAGACCGGCAATGGTATAAATCTAAAATCGGACTGAATCATACCGAATTTCCACGGGAAGTATCTTTTTGCCAGCATAGCATTTTAAATGACAGCATTCTGGAGATAAATGACATGCTGCAACATGATTTATTTTGCACTTACCCAAATGTAACCCAAGATCCTCATATCCGGTTTTATGCCGGCGCTCCCCTTATTAGTCCGGGTGGCTACCGGATAGGAGCGCTCTGCGTGATTGATACGAATCCTAAAACCTTAAACGAAGCGCAACGCCAGGCCCTGCAAACACTAGCCCGGGAAGTAGTATCGCACTTAGAACTGCGGCGCCACCGTAAAATCCTGGAAAAAGAAAACCAAAAGCTGCATCTCTACCAAATGCTGTTTAACCACAGTAACGAGATGATGTGCATTATAGAGCCCAAATCCGGGTTATTTTTAGAAGTAAATGCCGCTTTTAAGCTGTTTATGGGTTACGAAACGCATGAACTGGTAGGCAAATCGTTTGCAGAATTTATTTATCCCGAAGATTTACTTCACTGCCGAAATTTACTGGGAACCCTGCCCATTAATCAGGTGGTAGAATCCGAATCAAGGTATTACGCGAAAGACGGCACCCTCCGGTGGATTGGTTGGCGCGCCCAAAGTATTCACGGAATGTTGTTTTTTACCGCTCGCGATATTACCCAATTGCGCAAAACAGGCAGCGAAAACCTGAATCTGGAAAATTTACTTATTAATGTACTGGACAATTCACCTTCCGGCGTTTGTGCTTTCCATAGCATCCGGAACGAGGCCGGAGAAATTGTAGATTTTAAATGGCTGATGCTTAATCAGGCAGTGGAGAAAATTGTTGGTAAAACAGCCGGCGAATTAATTGGCCACTCCCTTTCCGGTTCAACGCATCCCGAAAATTTAAAAAATCTACTGCCTTTAGCCAATCGGGTTATTGATCAAAATCAGCCGCTGCAACAAGAACTGCATTTTTACGGGGAAAACAACCAGCGAAAATGGTACTATCTCATCGCCAATAAAATGGCCGACGGTTTGGTATTGGTGTTAAATGATATTTCTGAACGGAAATCCAGTGAAGAAGAACTGCAGCACCAACGCACTTTTTACGAAAGTATCCTCAACAACATTCCGTCGGATGTAGCCGTGTTCGACCAAGAAGGACGTTATTTGTTCGTTAATCCCCAGGCCATTAAAAATCCGGAAATACGGCAATGGATTATTGGGAAAAACGATCAGCAATACGTTACCTACCGCAAACGCGATCCCAAGATTGCGGAACAACGCAGGCAACGCCTGGTAAAAGCCGCTGCTACCAAACAGATTATACACTGGGAGGAAATGATGACCACCCCGGAAGGAGAAATCAAGCATTTTTTACGACGTTTAAATCCAATTTTTAATGAGGCCGATAAGCTGCAGTATGTAGTGGGTTACGGTTTTGATATCACGGATCGTAAGGCCGTAGAAATTGAGTTGCAATACCAAAGAGGGTTAGTGCAACAAGTAATTGATACAAGTCCTAACTTATTATACCTGAAAGATGAAGCAGGCAAATTTACTTTAGTGAATAAAGCTTTTGCCAACTTTATCGGACTTTCTGCCGAACAGTTGATTGGCCAGGATTCGCAAAATTTTGAAATTTCCACGGAGGCAGCGGCATTAAGTCGGCAACAAGACTGTCAGGTACTGGCATCTCACCAGCCTCTGGAGATAAAAGAAATGCACCTGACGCATCCGGGCAACGGGGAACCCGTATGTTTTAATTTAGTTAAAATACCTTTTATTCAGCAGGACAAACAGCCCCAGATACTCTGCATTGCTACTAATATTACCGAAGCCAAACGCGCCGAACACAAGCTGCTGGAAAGTCAGAAAATATTAACCGAGTCGCAGCAAATTGCGCATTTAGGTTCCTGGTCCTGGGACATAAAATCAGACAAAGCGATCTGGTCCGACGAAACGTATCACATTTTTGGTTTAGAGCCTCAGGAAGAAGCTCCTCCTTTTGAAGAGTACCTTCAACTACTGCATCCGGATGACGCCGTGGCGCTATCGGCAAAGGTGCAGGATGCCATAACGCAACAGACCTCTTTTGCTTTAGAATTACGGGTACTGCTCCCCGATGGCCCGATACGTTATATTTACGAGATGGGCCGCTTGGAGTATAATGCAGCCGGGGAACCTTGTCGCTTAATAGGTACTATCCAGGATATTACGGACCGAAAGAAAATTGAGCAAGAGTTAATTCTGGCCAAAGAACAGGCCGAAGAAGTAGTACGGGCCAAGGAAATGTTTTTATCTATGATGAGTCACGAAATCCGGACTCCGCTGAACGCCGTGATTGGCATGTCGCACCTACTCTTACAAAACAGTCCTAAGCCCGAACAAATCGAAAATTTAAAAGTTTTGCATTTTGCCGGCGAAAACCTGCTTATTTTAATTAACGATATCCTGGATTTTAGCAAGATAGAGGCCGGCAAAATTAATTTTGAAGCTGTAGATTTTAGTCTGTCCGATTTAATTACGAGCGTACGGCAGTCGTTCCGGTACCAGGCCGATGAAAAGAATTTAAAAATAAAGGCCCGCTTTGATGCCGCTTTACCCCAAATTCTGGTGGGTGATCCGGTTCGCTTAAATCAAATTATAACTAATTTACTTTCCAATGCGTTTAAGTTTACCGCCCAAGGCGGTATTACCATCGACATTCTGCTGGAAGAAGAAACCACTGAGCAAGCTACCTTATCAATTGTAGTAACAGATACCGGCATTGGCATTCCGGAAGATAAGTTATCCCTTATTTTCGAAAGTTTTACCCAGGCGCAATCCGATACTACCCGTAAATATGGCGGCACCGGCTTAGGCTTAACTATTACGAAACGTCTGGTAGAATTACAAAATGGCACCATTGCGGTAACTAGTACTGTAGGAAAAGGCAGTGTATTTACAGCAACCATTCCGTTTAAAAAAAGTCAGCAGCAAGTAGCGCCACCGGATCAGCATTACTTTACCAATACCTTCCAGAATTTAGAGCACGTGCGTTTGTTGCTGGTAGAAGACAATGAAATAAATCAGTTTATTGCCCTCCAGTTTTTAGAAAAATGGGGCATTCGCACGGATTGTGCTTTAAACGGCCAGGAAGCCGTAGAAATGGTGCAACAGCAAACGTATGATGTTATTTTGATGGACTTACAAATGCCCGTAATGGATGGCTTTGAGGCCACCCAGCGCATCCGGGCTTTAGATGGTAAAAACGCCACTGTTCCCATCATTGCTTTAACGGCTTCGGCCATGCTGGATGTTCAAAATAAAGCACTGCAATTGGGTATGAACGAATATGTGAGCAAACCTTTTAATCCGAACGAGCTTTACCTGAAAATTGCCAAGTATACGGTGTCTGAAACTTTACCTACCGTTACGGGCAATTATAATTTTTAA
- a CDS encoding SDR family NAD(P)-dependent oxidoreductase, translated as MALFDLSGKTAVVTGGGSGIGKSIAQLFAQQGAHVFILELNAEAGEETIREITTTGAKATLRTCNVAKQAEVLDVFAGIEQEVGTIDILINNAGIAHVGNLENTAEEDIDRIYAVNIKGMYNCMLAAVKSMKKANKGVITNMASVAGSLGIPDRFAYSMSKGAVIAMTYSVARDYLTSNIRCNCISPGRVHTPFVDGFIAKNYPGQEQEMFEKLSKTQPIGRMGTPNEIAHLALYLSSEEASFITGTDYPIDGGFITLNS; from the coding sequence ATGGCTTTATTTGATTTATCTGGTAAAACAGCCGTGGTTACGGGCGGCGGCAGTGGCATTGGTAAAAGTATTGCGCAGTTATTTGCGCAGCAGGGAGCGCACGTTTTTATTCTGGAACTAAACGCCGAGGCTGGCGAAGAAACTATCCGGGAAATTACCACAACGGGCGCTAAAGCTACTTTACGCACCTGCAACGTAGCCAAACAAGCCGAAGTACTGGATGTTTTTGCTGGCATAGAACAAGAAGTGGGCACCATTGATATTTTAATTAACAATGCGGGTATTGCCCACGTGGGAAATTTAGAAAACACCGCTGAAGAAGATATTGACCGCATTTACGCCGTTAATATCAAAGGCATGTATAATTGCATGCTGGCCGCGGTAAAAAGTATGAAAAAAGCCAACAAAGGCGTTATCACCAACATGGCTTCGGTGGCGGGTTCGTTAGGTATACCCGACCGCTTTGCCTACTCCATGAGCAAAGGTGCCGTTATCGCTATGACTTATTCCGTAGCCCGCGATTATTTAACGTCCAACATCCGGTGCAACTGCATTTCGCCGGGCCGGGTGCATACGCCTTTCGTAGATGGGTTTATCGCCAAAAACTACCCGGGGCAAGAGCAGGAAATGTTCGAGAAACTATCCAAAACGCAACCCATTGGCCGCATGGGCACTCCTAACGAAATTGCACATTTGGCCCTTTATCTCAGTTCCGAAGAAGCCAGCTTTATTACTGGTACCGACTACCCGATCGACGGTGGTTTTATTACTTTAAACAGTTAA